One segment of Carya illinoinensis cultivar Pawnee chromosome 1, C.illinoinensisPawnee_v1, whole genome shotgun sequence DNA contains the following:
- the LOC122278231 gene encoding uncharacterized protein LOC122278231: MASRNGTKVIIFLGVLLVLQPRIALSDCLSPLLSPALDNVCKDVECGKGTCKPSINSTFLFECECALGWKQTLSGHDDHLKFLPCVVPNCTLNSSCKKAPPPVQQKASKANESIFDPCRWTDCGGGVCNKTSIFTYSCDCAEGYYNLLNVTALPCYEECAIGMECANLGISTSNKSTSPTSALTNNDGSQATSILQGNSLWLMILTMMVAMVKWK, translated from the exons ATGGCTTCCAGGAATGGCACCAAAGTCATAATCTTTCTTGGAGTTCTTCTAGTCTTGCAACCCCGGATTGCTCTGAGCGACTGCTTATCCCCTCTGCTCTCTCCTGCCTTAG ATAATGTGTGCAAAGATGTGGAATGTGGAAAAGGAACTTGCAAACCGTCAATTAATAGTACTTTCTTGTTCGAATGTGAATGCGCCCTTGGGTGGAAGCAGACTCTTTCTGGCCATGATGATCACCTAAAGTTTCTTCCTTGCGTGGTTCCCAACT GTACACTCAATTCCTCCTGCAAGAAAGCCCCCCCACCTGTTCAGCAGAAAGCAAGCAAAGCTAATGAGTCAATATTTGATC CCTGCCGCTGGACCGACTGTGGAGGTGGCGTCTGCAACAAGACATCAATTTTCACATATAGTTGTGATTGTGCAGAGGGCTATTATAATCTCCTCAATGTTACTGCCTTGCCATGTTACGAAGAAT gTGCAATTGGAATGGAGTGTGCAAACCTTGGAATTTCAACGTCAAACAAATCTACATCTCCCACATCAGCGTTGACTAACAATGACGGTAGCCAAG CCACATCAATTCTACAAGGAAATTCTCTTTGGTTGATGATCCTGACGATGATGGTAGCTATGGTTAAGTGGAAATAA
- the LOC122278239 gene encoding stearoyl-[acyl-carrier-protein] 9-desaturase, chloroplastic-like, which yields MALKLMNSCSGTFQTSLPISLIKNTQPPTRARRSPKFSMTPTGLYHKYYSSTKVVYAPKARTMPPEKVEIFKSMEDWARRNVLTLLKPVEQSWQPQDFLPDPTSDGFVEQVNELRKRTKDIPNDYFVVLVGNMITEEALPTYHATINGTKIYHDATGVDKTPWATWAKGWSAEENRHGNLLNKYLFLSGRVDMKQIEKTIHYLIGSGMDIGSEGNPYLFTIYTSFQERATFISHGNTAKLAMKHGDKMLAQICGTIASDEKRHEAAYTNIVKKLFELDPNETVMAFADLMRKKILMPAHLMYDGQDHDLFHHYANVASRIGVYTARDYREILEHLIVRWNVEKLTGLSGEGQEAQDYICGLAQRIRRLEERALAKAQKSPTISFSWISGM from the exons ATGGCTTTAAAACTCATGAACAGCTGCTCCGGTACCTTTCAGACATCCCTTCCGATTTCACTAATTAAAAATACTCAGCCACCTACGAGAGCTCGAAGATCTCCCAAGTTTTCTATGACTCCCACCGGTCTCTACCATAAGTACTACTCTAG TACTAAAGTCGTATATGCTCCCAAAGCCCGCACCATGCCACCAGAAAAGGTAGAAATATTCAAGTCTATGGAGGATTGGGCTAGAAGGAATGTCTTAACCCTCCTAAAACCCGTTGAGCAATCTTGGCAACCACAAGACTTTTTGCCAGATCCTACGTCAGATGGATTTGTAGAGCAAGTCAATGAACTGAGAAAGAGAACAAAGGACATTCCGAACGACTATTTTGTTGTCTTGGTCGGCAATATGATCACAGAAGAAGCCCTTCCAACTTACCATGCTACTATCAATGGCACGAAAATTTATCATGATGCAACAGGCGTGGACAAGACACCTTGGGCAACATGGGCCAAGGGATGGAGTGCAGAAGAAAATAGACATGGCAATCTTCTCAACAAGTATCTCTTTCTTTCTGGACGAGTGGACATGAAACAAATCGAAAAAACAATTCATTATCTGATCGGATCAGGAATg GATATTGGCTCAGAGGGCAACCCCTACCTTTTCACCATCTACACATCGTTCCAAGAAAGAGCAACATTTATCTCCCATGGTAATACAGCCAAGCTTGCAATGAAGCATGGGGACAAGATGCTTGCTCAAATATGTGGAACAATTGCCTCGGATGAAAAGCGCCACGAAGCTGCTTATACCAATATAGTCAAGAAACTCTTCGAGCTGGATCCAAATGAAACAGTCATGGCCTTTGCCGACTTGATgaggaagaaaatattaatgCCAGCCCACTTAATGTACGATGGACAAGACCATGATCTTTTCCATCACTATGCCAATGTCGCCTCTCGCATTGGAGTGTACACGGCCAGAGATTACAGAGAAATACTCGAACATCTGATTGTAAGATGGAACGTGGAGAAGTTAACTGGACTTTCGGGAGAGGGACAAGAGGCCCAGGACTATATTTGTGGATTAGCCCAAAGAATAAGAAGACTAGAGGAGAGAGCTCTCGCAAAGGCTCAAAAATCACCCACCATTTCCTTCAGTTGGATTTCTGGCAtgtag
- the LOC122278247 gene encoding stearoyl-[acyl-carrier-protein] 9-desaturase, chloroplastic-like, whose amino-acid sequence MALKLTNSCSSTFQTSLPISLIKNTQPPTRARRSPKFSMTSTGLYHKYSSFRGTNMISFGGRPSTKAMYAPRARTMPLEKVEIFKSMEDWARRNVLTFLKPVEQSWQPQDFLPDPTSDGFVEQVNELRKRTKDIPNDYFVVLVGDMITEEALPTYHAAINGTEIYRDETGVDKTPWAIWAKGWSAEENRHGDLLNKYLFLSGRVDMKQIEKTIHYLIRSGMDIGLGGNPYLFTIYTSFQERATFITHGNTAKLAMKHGDKMLAQICGTIASDEKRHEAAYTNIVEKLFELDPNETVMAFADLMRRKILMPAHLMYDGQDHDLFHHFANVASRTGVYTARDYREILEHLVVRWNVEKLTGLSGEGREAQGYVCGLAQRIRRLEEKALAKAQKSPNVSFSWISGM is encoded by the exons ATGGCTTTAAAACTCACGAACAGCTGCTCCAGTACCTTTCAGACATCCCTTCCGATTTCACTCATTAAAAATACTCAGCCACCTACGAGGGCTCGAAGATCTCCCAAGTTTTCTATGACTTCCACCGGCCTCTACCATAAGTACTCTAG TTTTAGAGGGACTAATATGATCTCTTTTGGGGGCCGTCCTAGTACTAAAGCCATGTATGCTCCCAGAGCCCGCACCATGCCACTAGAAAAGGTAGAAATATTCAAGTCCATGGAGGATTGGGCTAGAAGGAATGTCTTAACCTTCCTAAAACCAGTTGAGCAATCTTGGCAACCACAAGATTTTTTGCCAGATCCTACGTCAGATGGATTTGTAGAGCAAGTCAATGAATTGAGAAAGAGAACAAAGGACATTCCGAATGACTATTTTGTTGTCTTGGTTGGCGATATGATCACAGAAGAAGCCCTTCCAACTTACCATGCTGCTATCAATGGCACGGAAATTTATCGTGATGAAACAGGTGTGGACAAGACACCTTGGGCAATATGGGCCAAGGGATGGAGTGCAGAAGAAAATAGACATGGCGATCTTCTCAACAAGTATCTCTTCCTTTCTGGACGAGTGGACATGAAACAAATCGAGAAAACAATTCATTATCTGATCAGATCAGGAATG GATATTGGCTTAGGGGGCAACCCCTACCTTTTCACCATCTACACATCGTTCCAAGAAAGAGCAACATTTATCACCCATGGTAATACAGCCAAGCTTGCAATGAAACATGGGGACAAGATGCTTGCTCAAATATGTGGAACAATTGCTTCGGATGAAAAGCGCCACGAAGCTGCTTATACCAATATAGTAGAGAAACTCTTCGAGCTGGATCCAAATGAAACAGTCATGGCCTTTGCCGACTTGATGAGGAGGAAAATATTAATGCCAGCCCACTTAATGTACGATGGACAAGACCATGATCTTTTCCATCACTTTGCCAATGTCGCCTCTCGCACTGGAGTGTACACGGCCAGGGATTACAGAGAAATACTCGAACATCTGGTTGTAAGATGGAACGTGGAGAAGCTAACTGGACTTTCGGGAGAGGGACGAGAGGCCCAAGGCTATGTTTGTGGATTGGCCCAAAGAATAAGAAGACTAGAGGAGAAAGCTCTCGCAAAGGCTCAAAAATCACCCAACGTTTCCTTCAGTTGGATTTCTGGCAtgtag